GGCACGGCGTGTTTGGTGTTGCATCCTTCAGATACTTGCACGAGCCATCTTTGCCATGATGTTTCTTGTCACCCTTCTCGCACTTGTTGCCACCTTTATTCTCACACTTCGTTatcctactccacccaacgagtgcactgagtacctgtgccaactggtctatatatgtCCGTACCACAGGGGTACCACCATGGCACTGCTAGATCACCACCCTGAACATCTGGCACTACTACACTAAACTtgtaccaaaagtgccCATCAACTTTTATGAATCTTTTGCTAAAAGTGTCACTAACAGTGCTAGTATACCTTTATGGAACATTTAGTAAGCTTCTACTAAAAGTATTGCTATACTCATACCTACAGTGACACTACATGGACTATTGGTATAACACTCATcagtgtatatgttacaatgtGTTCAATATTTAGGCAGGTATAGCACAACCGTTATTACTACTACCATCACTGCCAATGACACGGCTGCAAGTGGTGTCCTTTAGTCAGTAGCTCTTTATTACCACGCACTATGGCATTTctataaatgaatcatcATGACTGGACAGGGTATCTCTGTGGCAACATTGGTCATAGGATTACATGTCATTATACAGATAGTGGTAACGTTATAAAATGCAAATGAACATATAGTTTCTGTTGGATCTACATTGAAATATGTTTCCATAGTGAACAACAGCACCTCGTAATTGCGTATAGCACTGTAGAGGTTTATGGGATCACAGTATGTCATGGTTAAAAGTAAGCTGTAGCACTAGATTGTTAAAATTGACTATCATGTGATTGATGTTATACAGATTGTGCCAATTACATTCTTGTTGTTAATGTCTAGCTCAAGGAGCTACTGTGCCAATACCGGTCTGTAGAGATCCTGTAAGGGTATTGGTCTGATCAGTGTCTGACAAGGATAAAATGGCAATCAATACATATACGATATGTTGCTGTTACACAGTACCTTTGATAGTTGTAACAGTGAGCAACCTCTACAACAGACACCTGTACTATACCTGGGGCATAGTAACAACTATGAGTCCAACAGTTAGTAACCTCATTCCTAACTGTCTCCAACAACATGGTAAATCTTAACACATTACCAAGGATCTGTGTAGTTGTGGTATTTGGGTACTCTGCCACTGTCACATCTACTGAGGTAGCCCAGGAGAAACCTAGGAAGGAATCATTGGACAGTGGATTCTTTCATAAGAATGATAAACCGTCCACTGAACTTCCAGAGGTAGAGGAGTCACCCATGTgctctgttgaatggtatctcTTACCCAAGCCGGAAAACAGAGTATGTCTTCTTGAGAAGTTGCCATTTGATGTGGCCAAAGACGTTCCTTGGGACTGTGATGAACCCATAGAGCCCTCTCTGgaaaaacgtattaggAAGTTCTTCTCATTGAGAGGTTTGATATTCACAAGTATGAGTTCATATCCTGGACTTGATGAAATCAATAACGTTGGCCAAACCACGCAGGGATCATTGGATGGCAGTTTCTCAAGCAAGGAAGACGAACCTTCCTCTAAATCTCAAGAGGTACCGGAACCAGAGAATATGGACAGTCAAGAAGAGACTGATACGGCAGGTCCACCTAAATTTTCTGTTGAGTGGTATTTGTTACCCAAGCCGGAAAACAGAAAACATCTTCGTAACGAGTTGCCATTTGACCTAGCAGTTGCTCTGCCAGAggactgtaatgaaccaatatTGCCTGTAGTAGAGAAACGCATTAGGAAGTTTTTTTCATTGAGTGGGAAAAATCAGAGACTATTGCGTGTACATTCATATTGTTGGATTGGTTGATGACTACGATTTCAATAccatgatatagatacaatTACCTTAATGTAGTTGCATATAAACATCTACACCTAACAGCAGAGGTACTTATTTCTTACTGTATTGTGATATGTAATGTTGTGTTGCT
This is a stretch of genomic DNA from Babesia bovis T2Bo chromosome 1, whole genome shotgun sequence. It encodes these proteins:
- a CDS encoding SmORF protein (Small Open Reading Frame (SmORF)), which codes for MVNLNTLPRICVVVVFGYSATVTSTEVAQEKPRKESLDSGFFHKNDKPSTELPEVEESPMCSVEWYLLPKPENRVCLLEKLPFDVAKDVPWDCDEPIEPSLEKRIRKFFSLRGLIFTSMSSYPGLDEINNVGQTTQGSLDGSFSSKEDEPSSKSQEVPEPENMDSQEETDTAGPPKFSVEWYLLPKPENRKHLRNELPFDLAVALPEDCNEPILPVVEKRIRKFFSLSGKNQRLLRVHSYCWIG